A window from Manis javanica isolate MJ-LG chromosome 10, MJ_LKY, whole genome shotgun sequence encodes these proteins:
- the LOC108392108 gene encoding monocyte to macrophage differentiation factor 2 isoform X12 produces the protein MFAPRLLDFQKTKYARFMNRQVPAHKRYQPTKYEHVANCATHALWIIPSILGSSNLYFLSDDDWEAISAWIYGLGLCGLFVVSTVFHTISWKKSHLRVVERCLHMFDRIVIYFFIAASYAPWLNLRELGPWASHMRWLVWIMASVGTIYVFFFHERYKLVELLCYAVMGFFPALVILSMPNTEGIWELMTGGVFYCLGMLFFKSDGRIPFAHAIWHLFVAFGAGTHYYAIWRYLYLPSTLQAKVPK, from the exons GTTCATGAACCGCCAGGTCCCTGCCCACAAGAGGTACCAGCCCACGAAGTATGAACATGTGGCCAACTGTGCCACGCATGCT CTCTGGATCATTCCCAGCATCCTTGGCAGCTCCAACCTCTATTTCCTGTCAGACGACGACTGGGAGGCCATTTCCGCCTGGATCTACGGCCTGGGGCTGTGTGGGCTCTTCGTGGTGTCCACTGTGTTCCACACGATCTCCTGGAAGAAGAGCCACCTCAG ggTGGTGGAGCGCTGCCTGCACATGTTCGACCGCATTGTCATCTACTTCTTCATCGCGGCCTCCTACGCACCCTG GCTGAACCTTCGGGAACTGGGCCCCTGGGCCTCCCACATGCGTTGGCTGGTCTGGATCATGGCCTCTGTTGGCACCATCTATGTCTTCTTCTTCCATGAGCG GTACAAGCTCGTAGAGCTGCTCTGCTACGCCGTCATGGGCTTTTTCCCTGCCCTGGTCATCCTGTCCATG CCCAACACTGAGGGCATCTGGGAGCTGATGACCGGAGGGGTCTTCTACTGCTTGGGCATGCTGTTCTTCAAGAGTGATGGGAGGATCCCCTTTGCCCACGCCATCTGGCATCTCTTTGTGGCATTTGGTGCTGGTACCCACTACTATGCCATCTGGAGGTACCTCTATCTGCCCAGCACCCTGCAGGCCAAAGTGCCCAAATGA